ATTACATTTCGCTTTACGCTCGCGCCATTGCTGAAGAAAACGCCAGCGGAGGAAAGGTGGTAACCGCCCCCACTAATGGAGCGTGCGCGGTGGTGCCAAGCGTGCTTTTATACGCTAAAAACCATTTGTTTGAAAATTTATCGCAAAAGGCCATCAATGATTTTTTACTCACTAGCGCGGCGATTGGCTATCTTTACAAAAAAAACGCTTCCTTGAGCGGCGCAGAAGCGGGGTGTCAGGCTGAAATTGGTGTGGCAAGCTCTATGGCTGCGGGGGGGTTAGCCCATTTGTGCCAAGCGACCACGCAACAGGTTTTAATCGCTAGCGAAATCGCTATGGAACACCATTTAGGATTGACATGCGATCCGGTGGGGGGCTTGGTGCAAATCCCTTGCATTGAACGCAATGTTTTAGGAGCGATTAAAGCGATCAGCGCTTCTAAACTGGCTTTAGAAGATGAATACAAGCCTAAAGTGAGCCTAGATGAAGTGATCGCTACGATGTATGCGACCGGAAAAGACATGAATGAAAAATACAAAGAGACTTCGTTAGGGGGGTTAGCCAAAACCTTAAAATGCTAAAAGATAGCTCTAATCTTTAGGGGTTTTATTTCCTAAAAAAGGCTTTGTTTTTATCAAATGCAAATAAATCTTATCCAACTTTAATATCCTTCAAAAATTTTTAAACATAGGGTTTTAAAGCGTTATTCCATCGTTTTGGATTCCATTTTATAGTAAAAAGTTTATTCAAGCTCATAAGGGGATAGGAGGCCTTTTGAAATCATTCCCCTAACCCCCCAAAACTCCCCATAACCCTATAAAAGCGCGTCATGAGAAACTATCACTCGCTTTTTGCAAGCTTTTTTTAAATATGAAAAATACTCAAAAGCATCAATTTGATTACCAATACCCCACTAAAATAAAACCAAAAATTTTCACATGCTTTTATGTAAAATGCATTGGAATATCTTAAGGTTATTTTATCATGGCTCTATCCGTCATTATGTTTCAAAGATTTTTGCGTAACAAAAGAGCTAATCATTAAGCGTAAAAAGAGCTGAAAAGTTTAAAAACTTCAAAAAAGCGGTGGTTTTTAAAAGAGATAGTCCTAACCAATAGGACACAGAGCTTAGCGATAGAGAGCTATAAAGCCTAGAAAAGAAGCACTTAAGAGACTTATTTAAAGAAAGCCCCCTACTCAAAAAGGTAAGCTAGGGCTATTTTACTATTTTTCAGACTTACTAGAGTCGCTAATTTGCTTTTCAAACTCTTGTTGCAAGGCTTGTTGTTGTTTTTCTTTCTTTGAAAGGCGGCGTTTTTTCTTAGGTTTTTTCTCTTTTTTTGAAGAAGTCTCTGGCTCTTTTGAAGCTGTTTCTTTGAGTGCGTTAGCATTAGTCGTAGAATCTAGATCCGAATTAGAAGCGTTCTGTGTTCTCTTAGAAGAGCTTATAAATTCAGGGCTATCAGTATGGTTTTGAAGCTCCCCACTGCTCCTCTTTTGAAACGCTGCTTTAGTGTCTTTCTCAGCTTGATCTTCCATTTTTTTAAGAGTGACTGCATCCAGTTTTCTAGCCTTTTCTTTTTGGCTTACTCTAACCATGCTGATCAAGTATTTGATATACCCATCATACATATCCCCAAACTGCTCATGCAAAGCCCCAAAATCCGAGCCTTTGTAAAGCCAGTTGAACAAAGGGAGTGAAAGCTCTGTCCCTAAGTCTTTAAGCACATGTTTATAAAATTTCTCCCTGTCATTCACCACAAAAGAAACCTTGCCATCTTTATGCTCATAATAACAAATCTTTTGATCCACACAACTTTCCAAACTCCCCTTAAAGAAAGCTCCAAAAGCGGATAAGTCGCCCTTACTCATCTTGGTTTCAGAATACTGGTTAAAATTCTTCACGCGCTCTTTTTCCAAATTAACCATGCTCTTTAAAACCCTCTTGCGGTCTTTTTTCACATTCCCTGTGGAGCTTTCAGAAAACATAACATTGGGATCAACTGTAGTGTTAATAGTGGCAGAATCCGTTTCTGCTCTCAACAAAAAAGTCGTAGCCGCTAAAAAAAATAAAATCCGTTTCACACCAAACTCCTAATCAATATATAACCGCAACAAAAATAGATACTGTTCTTCATAAAAGCTCCCTTTTGAAATTTTCTTCTATTGATAAAAAACCACCTAGAATTCAAGCTGTTTTAACTGTCTTAAAATACAGACTTTCAAAGGGTCTTTACTATTGGGTATGATACTATAAATATCCAAAAAATACAAACACTCCAAAAACTTTAACTCTAAAAAATTGGCATGCCCTTCACAGCTAAAGGGTTTTAAGAGTAGCAAAGCCCACCCACCAGATAGATAGCCTCTATTTTAAGAGTCAATGCCCAAACGCCATGACAATTATAACACGAAAACGCCCTAATCCCCACAGCCAAAAGCTAGGGGCTTATGGCGTGGTTTTACAAAAATCAAAAAAAATTAGCACACCCTAAGCGCTAATGCTTATGATGGCTTGGTTTTTTCCCTTTTTTTCCCTTTTTTTCCCTTTTTTTCATGATCATGAAAAGGGCCTTCACATGCACAATCATGCAAATCTAGCCCCTCTTCACGATATTCTTTCATGGTCATTGTTTTCTTTTTGTTAGCAATCGCTTCAAGAATTTCTTTTTTACGCTTGTTGCGATCTTCTTGGCTTAAAGAAGCTAAATTCTTATCCATCGCTTTCTTAAAATCCGCTTTATAATTTTTACGATCTTCTTCTTTCATCACCGCTAATCGCTTATTGATTTCTGCGCGAAACTCTGGAACTTCGCTAGGAGCGACTTTCCCTGCTTGCTCCAATAGTTGCTTATCATTCATGCTCTTAAAATCACTCGCATTCAAAAAAAGCCCAAAAAAAGTCCCTGTAAATAATAAAGAAAACGCCAATTTTTTCATCAAATGCTCCCAATTCAAAAATAAAAAATGAATTCTATCATCTGATTGATTAAAGATAACTTATAGTGCTTTAATAGCCAATTGATTTTTAGATTTTATGATCAGCACTCCATTAAAACAGCTAACCTATATTCCCTATCATTATTTTCAAAAATAATCAATTTATTTTTGATTTTTCAAAGAATTGTTTGTGTGCTGTTGTTGGTAAGTTCAATTGCTTGTAAGGATTGTGCTTTAATTTTTAGCAAGTAGCCGTATTGATTTTTTAAAGCCTTTGATACAAGAAAATCATAAAAGGCTATAAAGAGCAAAAGCCCTTTTCTATGCCCCCATAAGATTAACCCTAAAACACCTTAAAAGCTTACAATGTAACGCCAATAAAAGGCATAGGGGCGGTGAAAGGTGAATCTATAAGTAGTCCCTTCAGGCACATTATCCGCACTAGCGGTGTAGTAATTGTTGCGGATGGTTTGGATTTTCAAGCCAATTTCAAAACCTTGGTGTTTCGTGCCTAAACGAATCCCTCCATTCACTAAGACCTGGAAATTTGAAGGGTGGAAACTCCCTCTGTATTCATCAGCCAAGTCCTTGAAATAATAGTTTGTTGGACCCCAAGAGGTGCCACCAATCGCAACGCCTAAGAAAAACCCAAAATGCAAGTTCTCACGATTGAAAATAGCCGGGTTAAACAACACATCTGTGCCAGCCCCATAGCCAAACATGAAACTTTGAGAACCCTTGCGAGCGTCTCTCATGCCATAATCATTATAAGTGTAATACTTATAATAAGAGCTTGCAAAATCAAAGAATCCGTAATAACGCATTCCAAATTGCGGGGATTTCTTAAAAAAATGCTTATACCCTACAACAAACCCAAAACCATTGATAGCGTATTGTTGGTTGCTTAAGCCCTTATACCCACGAGTCCCTAGAGCGCCATGGGTAAGCCCTCCTGTGGGGTTTGACGCTGTGGGCATGTTAGGCGTATTAGAGCCATAAGCCCCACTTTGATTACCATTACAATTCCCATGGGAACAATTTTGAGCGGTAGTGCTGAGCATACCTAACTGGTAATCAATCCCTATAAAAGCAGCATTTCTTTCACCTTTTTTGGTAGGGCTAGTCTTAATAGCTTTTTCTTGCTTAGGGGTCTCTGCTGACAACAAGCTTGTCATTGCTAGAGAGATAGCACCTACTATAACAGATTTCTTCATGTATTCCTTCCTTCTACATTTTCTCTATTTGAGTTCTAAATGCTACATTCTACTATAAAATTGCTTTCTTTTTGATTAAATATAGCGATTGAATGAGAATAAATTGAAACAAAAATCAATTTTAGGAACTTTTTAGTAAAAATTCCTAAATCCTCTCACCTTTTTTAGGCTAAAACTAAAACCTTAACAGCCAATAGAGGTTAAAGATGCTCTTTCACGCTCTCTAACACGCTCTTAAAGGCTTGCATGTCGTTCATCGCCATGTCTGCTAAAACCTTGCGGTCTAATTCAATGTTAGCCACTTTTAAAGCATGCATGAAGCACGAATAACTTGTATTGTGCATCCTGCAAGCCGCATTGATCCTTACCACCCACAAACTCCTGAACTCTCTTTTCTTTTGTTTGCGATCCCTAAAGGCATAATACATGCTCCTTTCAAGCTGTTCTTTAGCCTTTCTAAAATGCTTTCTTCTGCCACTATAAAACCCTCTAGCGAGTTTTAAGACTTTTTTATGGCGTCTTCTGCGCACAACGCCTGTTTTAACTCTCATTTCTTTACCTTTCTTTTTAAAATATTTTTAGGTGCGTTTTTCAAACGACTTTCCCTTAAATAAGGGGATTAACTCCACTTCCTAATGAGCATTCCTAAGCCCTGCAAAGCAACGACATGACAGAATGCGCGTTAGTGTGATGCACATGTTTTGGCGCGTTTAAATTGGCTTTACGCTTGGGGCTTTTTTTAGTCAAAATATGGCTTTTAAAAGCGCTGCCACGCTTAATCAAGTTTTTTTTGACTTTGAAACGCTTAGACGCGCCACGATTAGTCTTCATTTTTGGCATGATTTTCTCCTTTCATAAGGTTAATACGATTAAAAGGCGGGTTATTTTCTTTGGTTTTCTTTTCGTTTTTGGGAGCTTCTTTAGCCTTAGGCACAAACATCCATGAAACAAAACGCCCCTCGGTTTTTGGCTCTTTTTCAGGGTTGGCTAAATCTTGCATCATCGTTTGGACTCTAAAAAGCACATCAAGCCCGGCTTTTGAATTTTGACTCTCCCTACCCTTTAAAACCACTTTGAATTTGACATGTTTGTTGGCTTCAATAAATTCCCTCGCATGCTTGACTTTATAGTTAATATCGTTTTGCGCGATCTGAGTGGAAAGCTTGATCTCTTTGATTTCAATTTGCTTTTGCTTTTTCTTGGCTTCCTTGATTTTCTTTTCATTTTGGTAGCGGAATTTATTATAATCCATCACCTTACACACGGGAGGTTTCGCGCTCGCTGAAATCAAAACCAAATCCAAACCTAAATTTTGAGCGATATTGAGCGCTTCTTTGGAAGAAATGATCCCATACACTTCGCCATTATCGCCCACGCAACGCACTTCTTTAAAATTAATGTCTCCGTTTAACAACGCTTCGTTTCTACTCAAAAACTAACCTCTTGCATCTTGGATTCAACCATGTTTAAAAACTCCTTTAAGGGCATTTTATATTGAGCTTGTTTTTCTCTGTCTCTAATGGATAGAATTTCGGTCTCCACCTCTTCATTCCCTAACACTAAAATCATAGGGATTTTTTGCTTTTCGGCTAAGCGCACCTTTTTATTCAAGCTGTCGTTTTTATCCAACACTTCTACAAAAATATCGCGCTTTTTTAGCGCCTCTTTTAATTTCAAAGCAAAAACATGATGCTCTTCATTAATAGGAATGAGAGCGATTTGAGTGGGCGCGACAAAGAAAGGGAAATTCCCTCCAAAATGTTCGCTCAAAATCGCAATAAACCTTTCAAACGAGCCTAAAATCGCTCTGTGGATCATCACCGGCTGTTCAGCGTGATTGTGTTCATTAGTGAAAGCGAGCTTGAAGCGTTCAGGCAAATTCATATCCACTTGAATCGTGCCGCACTGCCACTTACGCTTCAAAGCGTCAGTGATTTTAATGTCAATCTTAGGCCCATAGAAAGCCCCTCCCCCCTCATCAATCTTATAATTAATGTGGTGTTCTTTTAGAGCTTCTTTTAAAGCGTTAGTGGCCTTTTCCCAAACTTTATCATCGCCTATGGATTTAGCCGGCCTTGTGGATAATTCCATTTCATAGCTAAAATCAAACGCTTGCATAATCTTATGCGTGAAATCTAAAATCGCACTCACTTCGCTTTGGATCTGTTCAAAAGAGCAAAAAATATGTGCATCGTCTTGGGTAAATTCCCTAACCCTTAAAAGCCCATGCAACACGCCGCTTTTTTCATGCCGATGCACCACGCCGTATTCATAAAACCTTAAAGGCAAATCTCTATAGCTGTGTAAAGCGCTTTGATAAACTTTAATATGCCCCACGCAGTTCATGGGCTTTATGCCGTATTCTTGCTCATCAATCGTGGTGAAATACATGTTTTCTTTATAATTGTCATAATGCCCGCTGATTTTCCACACATCGCTCTTTAAAATCTCAGGGCCTTTGACCGGCTCATAGCCTCTTAAAAGTAACGCTTTGCTCAATAAATCTTCAATGCGCTTCCTAAGCCTTGCCCCTTTAGGCAGCCATAAAGGTAAGCCTGCCCCTATCTCATCATCAAAGCTAAAAAGCCCTAGCTCCACGCCTAACTTTCTGTGATCCCGTTTTTTCGCTTCTTCTATTTGGAAAAGATAGTCTTTTAAGCCCTCTTTGGTGGCAAAAGCGATGCCATAGATTCTAATGAGCATTTCATTGTTTTCATCGCCGCCCAAATAAGCCCCAGCCAGTTTAGTGAGCTTGAAATGGTTTAAAAAACGGGTGTTTGGGAGATGCGGCCCCTTACACAAATCTTCAAACTCGCCTTGTTGATACACGCCAAATATATCGCCACTGATTTTACTCATCACCGCATGCTTTAATTCATCGCCCTTAAAACGCTCCAAAGCTTGCTCTCTGGTTAAAGTCTCTTTAGTGATAGCGAGCTTTGACTTCGCAAACTCTTTCATTTTCGCTTCAATTTTAGGCAAATCCTCTTCGCTGATTTTTGAAGAAGTCTTAAAATCGTAATAAAACCCCTCTTCTACCACAGGGCCTACAAAAAATTTCGCGTCCGGATAAAGGGCTTTCAAGCTTTGCGCGAGCAAATGCGCGCATGAATGCCTGATCACCTCTAAAGCCAAAGGCGAATCATCAAAATATATCGGCTCACTCCCTTTTAACGCTTTAATCCCATCGCTCAGCCCTAAGACTTTCGCACTCTCTAAATCTATTATTTGCTCGTCTTTATAAACAGCAATCAGTTCCGCACTCATTCTTTAAAACTTATGTTTCCTTTCTTATAAACCTTAAAATTTAGCAATCTTTTGATCCAAACCCGCATTGCACTTGCGAATCCACTTTCTCAGCTTTAGGGTCGCTCATAGGCTTTAAACACGCTTGTAAAAATACCATACAAAACAAATTCAATAGCAACCGCCTATACAAAACCACCCTTTCTGTATTCAAAAATACCTAACTAATCGCCTATTATACAATAAAATCATAAATCAAAAAGAATACACCCCTATTAGCAAGCTTAGAATACAAACTGGCTAAAACTAAAGCTCTATCATGCTATCATTATTATATTTTATGTTTTAAGAGACTTAATGATCATTTTAAGGGAGTTTTGTGCGATATATCAAGTTTTTCAAAGAGTTGAACAATAAGAATGTGAATCTGGTTGGGGGCAAGAACGCTAGCATTGGCGAGATGTTTCAAGAACTAGTGCCAATTGGGATTAAAGTGCCTGATGGCTTTGCGATCACGAGCGAAGCGTATTGGTATCTTTTAGAGCAAGGGGGGGCTAAACAAAAAATCATAGAGCTTTTAGAAAATGTTGATGCCACCGAAATTGATGTGTTAAAAATCCGCTCCAAACAAATCAGAGAGCTTATTTTTGGCACGCCTTTTCCTAGCGATTTAAGAGATGAGATTTTTCAAGCTTATGAGATTTTAAGCCAGCAATACAACATGAAAGAAGCCGATGTGGCTGTAAGGAGTTCCGCTACTGCAGAAGACTTGCCGGACGCTTCTTTTGCCGGGCAGCAAGACACTTATTTAAACATTAAGGGTAAAACAGAATTGATCCACTATATCAAATCCTGTTTAGCGTCGCTTTTTACCGACAGAGCGATTAGCTATAGGGCGAGTCGTGGGTTTGATCATTTAAAAGTCGCCTTGAGTGTGGGGGTGCAAAAAATGGTGCGAGCGGATAAAGGCAGTGCGGGCGTGATGTTTTCTATTGACACCGAAACCGGTTTTAAAGACGCGGTGTTTATCACTTCAGCGTGGGGGTTAGGCGAAAATGTGGTGGGCGGCACGATAAACCCTGATGAATTTTATGTGTTTAAGCCCACTTTAGAGCAAAACAAACGCCCCATTATCAAACGCCAGCTCGGCAATAAAACGCAAAAAATGGTCTATGCCCCAAGGGGTAGCGAACACCCCACCAGAAACATTAAAACCACCAAAAAAGAATGGCAATCCTTTTCATTGAGCGATGAAGACGTGCTGATTTTAGCCAAATACGCCATTGAAATTGAAAAACACTACTCTAAAGAAGCCAAACAATACCGCCCTATGGATATAGAATGGGCTAAAGATGGCGAGAGTGGGGAGATCTTTATCGTTCAAGCACGCCCAGAAACCGTTCAAAGCCAAAAAAGTAAAGAAGAAAGTCAAGTCTTTGAAAAATTCAAATTCAAAAACCCTAACGAAAAAAAAGAGATTATCTTACAAGGCAGAGCGATTGGGAGTAAAATCGGCTCAGGGAAAGTGCGTATCATCAATGATTTGGAGCATATGAATTCTTTTAAAGAGGGCGAAATTTTAGTTACGGATAACACCGACCCAGACTGGGAGCCTTGCATGAAAAAAGCGAGCGCGGTTATCACTAATCGTGGGGGGCGCACTTGCCATGCCGCTATTGTGGCTAGAGAAATTGGCGTGCCAGCCATTGTTGGGGTGAGCGGGGCGACCGATAGCCTTTATACCGGCATGGAAATCACGGTTTCTTGCGCTGAGGGCGAAGAGGGCTATGTGTATGCAGGCATTTATGAGCATGAAATTGAAAGGGTGGAGCTTTCTAACATGCAAGAAACGCAAACAAAAATTTACATTAACATTGGAAACCCTGAAAAAGCCTTTAGCTTTTCTCAGCTCCCTAATCACGGCGTAGGGCTGGCCAGAATGGAAATGATTATTTTAAATCAAATCAAAGCCCACCCCTTAGCTTTAGTGGATTTGCACCACAAAAAAAGCGTGAAAGAAAAAAATGAAATTGAAAACCTCATGGCAGGCTATGCTAACCCTAAAGATTTTTTTGTGAAAAAAATCGCTGAAGGCATTGGCATGATCAGCGCGGCGTTTTACCCTAAACCTGTGATTGTAAGGACTAGCGATTTCAAATCCAACGAATACATGCGCATGCTTGGCGGCTCTAGCTATGAACCCAATGAAGAAAACCCCATGCTTGGATATAGAGGGGCTAGTCGGTATTATTCAGAAAGCTATAATGAAGCGTTTTCATGGGAGTGCGAAGCCTTAGCGTTGGTGAGGGAAGAAATGGGATTAACCAACATGAAAGTGATGATCCCTTTTTTACGCACCATTGAAGAGGGTAAAAAAGTCCTAGAGATCTTAAGAAAAAACAATTTAGAATCCGGTAAAAACGGGCTTGAAATTTATATCATGTGTGAATTGCCGGTGAATGTCATTTTGGCTGATGATTTCTTAAGCTTGTTTGATGGCTTTTCTATTGGATCAAACGATTTAACCCAGCTCACTTTAGGCGTGGATAGAGACAGCGAGTTAGTTAGCCATGTCTTTGATGAAAGGAATGAAGCGATGCTAAAAATGTTTAAAAAAGCGATTGAAGCTTGTAAAAGGCACAACAAATATTGCGGGATTTGCGGGCAAGCCCCAAGCGATTACCCTGAAGTGACAGAGTTTTTAGTCAAAGAGGGCATCACTTCCATTTCTTTAAACCCTGATAGCGTAATCCCCACTTGGAACGCCGTAGCCAAGTTAGAAAAAGAGTTGAAAGACCATGGCTTAACTGCGCCTTGATAATAAATGGGTTGATCTAACTTGAGTGGGTTTTTCGTATTAGTTTCCATGGTATAATTTTGAAAAGTGGGATTGTTTTTTGAAAAAAAGGTTGGTAATGGAATCAGTAAAAACAGGAAAAACAAGTAAAGTTGGCAAAAACACAGAGACAGCTGACACAAAGGCAAATAAAGAGACTCATTTTAAACAAGCGAGTGCCATTACAAATATAATCAGATCAATTGGTGGGTTTTTTACAAAAATTGCAAAGAAAGTTAGAGAACTTGTAAAAAAACACCCCAAGAAAAGCAATGCGGCATTAGTAGTATTGACCCATGTTGCATGCAAGAGGGCAAAAGAATTAGACGATAAAGTCCAGGATAAATCCAAACAAGCTGAAAAAGAGAATCAAATCAATTGGTGGAAATATTCAGGATTAACAATAGCGGCAAGTTTATTATTAGCCGCTTGTAGCGCTGGTGATACTGATAAACAGATAGAGTTAGAACAAGAAAAACAGAAGACAGAACAAGAACAACAGAAAACAGAACAAGAAAGACAAAAAGCAAATAAGAGTGGGATAGAGTTAGAACAAGAAAGACAGAAAACAAATAAGAGTGGGATAGAACTCGCTAATAGTCAAATAAAAGCAGAACAAGAAAGACAAAAGACAGAACAAGAAAAACAAAAAGCAAATAAGAGTGCGATAGAGTTAGAACAGCAAAAACAAAAGACAATTAATACACAAAGAGATTTGATTAAAGAACAGAAAGATTTCATTAAAGAAACAGAACAAAATTGCCAAGAAAAACATGGCCAATTGTTTATTAAAAAAGCAAGAATTAAGACCGGTATTACTACTGGTATTGCTATAGAAATAGAAGCTGAATGCAAAACCCCTAAACCCACAAAAACCAATCAAACCCCTATCCAGCCAAAACACCTCCCAAACTCTAAACAACCCCGCTCTCAAAGAGGATCAAAAGCGCAAGAGCTTATCGCTTATTTGCAAAAAGAGCTAGAATCTCTGCCCTATTCACAAAAAGCTATCGCTAAACAAGTGGATTTTTATAAACCAAGTTCTATCGCTTATTTAGAATTAGACCCTAGAGATTTTAACGCTACAGAAGAATGGCAAAAAGAAAATCTAAAAATACGCTCTAAAGCTCAAGCTAAAATGCTTGAAATGAGGAGTTTAAAACCAGACCCACAAGCCCACCTTTCAACCTCTCAGAGCCTTTTGCTCGTTCAAAAAATATTTGCTGATGTTAGTAAAGAAATAGAAGCAGTTGCTAATACCGAGAAAAAAGTAGAAAAAGCGGGTTATGGTTATAGTAAAAGGATGTAGGCATAAGAAAACACCATAAAATCGTTTTAGCTTCTAGAAGACATCAATCAGTTTCTTGCCATAGAAAAATCGCTTATTATTATTCCATTTAAAAGGGTGTGAGTTTAAGGTATAAGGAAAACTTGTATCAAGTTTTGTTAGAATGGATTAGAAAAATCTGATTGGATTGACCCTTACAATTTCTCAAACCAATTGTTTAATAGCGGTTAAATATGGCTATATACACTACAATAATAAGATTTTGAAAGGTTGGTAATGGAATCAGTAAAAACAGGAAAAACAAATAAAGTTGGCAAAAACGCAGAGACAGCTGACACAAAGGCAAGCAAAGAGACTCATTTTAAACAAGCGAGTGCCATTACAAATATGCTCCGATCAATTGGTGGGTTTTTTACAAAAATTATGAAGAAAGTTAGAGAACTTGTAAAAAAACACCCCAAGAAAAGCAATGCGGCATTAGTAGTATTAACCCATGCTGCATGCAAGAGGGCAAAAGAATTGGACGATAAAGTCCAGGATAAATCCAAACAAGCTGAAAAAGAGAATCAAATCAATTGGTGGAAATATTCAGGATTAACAATAGCGGCAAGTTTATTATTAGCCGCTTGTAGCGCTGGTGATATTGATAAACAAATAGAACTAGAACAAGAAAAAAAGGAAGCTGAAAACGCTAGGGATAGAGCAAACAAGAGTGGGATAGAACTAGAACAAGAAAAACAAAAGACAATTAATACACAGAAAGATTTCATTAAATACGCAGAACAAAATTGCCAAGAAAATCATGGCCAATTCTTTATTAAAAAAGGAGGAATTAAGGCTGGTATTGGTATAGAAGTAGAAGCTGAATGCAAAACCCCTAAACCTGCAAAAACCAATCAAACCCCTATCCAACCAAAACACCTTCCAAACTCTAAACAACCCCGCTCTCAAAGAGGATCAAAAGCGCAAGAGCTTATCGCTTATTTGCAAAAAGAGCTAGAATCTCTGCCCTATTCACAAAAAGCTATCGCTAAACAAGTGGATTTTTATAAACCAAGTTCTATCGCTTATTTAGAACTAGACCCTAGAGATTTTAAAGCTACAGAAGAATGGCAAAAAGAAAATCTAAAAATACGCTCTAAAGCTCAAGCTAAAATGCTTGAAATGAGGAGTTTAAAACCAGACTCACAAGCCCACCTTCCAACCTCTCAAAGCCTTTTGTTCATTCAAAAAATATTTGCTGATGTTAGTAAAGAAATAGAAGCAGCTGCTAATACCGAGAAAAAAGTAGAAAAAGCGGGTTATGGTTATAGTAAAAGGGTGTAGCGATTAAAACATTACACCAAGTTTTTAATTATTTTTCAGCTTTTGAGATCATTTTTTATGGTAGCGTTATTTGGTAATAAAAGGGATTCTTATTTAAAAGCTTAAACTATCCCTAAAGTAAGGTAAAACTTACAAATGGAGGTTAAAACGCACAATAAAACTCCAAAGAGCCGACTTTTTTAATCGTAATTTGCTTATGGTTTAATAAAGTTTCTAAATGCTTAAAAGCGTTAGAATCCAGTATTAAGGGGGCTTCTTCTGCACTTAAAGGGCGCCTGGAAATCAAAGCGAGCAATTCGTCCGCATCGCAAGAAATCAATTTTTTAGCTTGAGTAATGGATCGTTTAGGCAAACTCACGCAAAGCCCTTCAAAAAATAAAGAACATTTTAATAATTCATCTTCGCTCAATCTTGGGGCTTTAAAGCTTGAGGGCCTGTCTATGGTGCTTAAATCCACTCTGGCTATATTGATTTGTTTTAAAAAGGTAGCGATGAGCTTTAAATTATTCGCGCTATCATTCACGCCCTTAATTAACAGCACTTCAGCCACCAGTTGTCCCTGATAGATTTGAGAAAAGCGCAAAATCCCCTCTAAAATCTTGTTAATGTCTTTGGAATAAGGCTTATCCACTCTTTCAAAAGCTTTCAAATCAATAGCGTCTAAAGAAAATTTAACGATGTCAAATTCCTTTAAGGCTTGTTGGACTTTTGGCTCATAAAAGAGTGAGCCGTTGCTTAAAATCAAAGTTTTAATACCCTTTAAAAAAGGCTTGATGCTTTGGATAAGCTCTAATAAATGAGGGTATAGCGTGGGTTCGCCATTAGCGGTAATGGTTAAAACATCAATGGGGGTAGCAAGGTTGTTTAAGGCGTTTTGAATGGCGTTAATCAAGGTTTCTACTTTTATCACTTCTTTCATGCGTTCAATGGGCTTGGCTTTACCCAATTCGCAATAAATGCAATTGTAATTGCATTGTTTTTTAGAGGGCGATAAATCCACGCCCAAAGACTTCCCAAAACGCCTGGATAAAATAGGCCCAAAAACGACAGGCGGATTTTCTTTAGCCATTATCT
This DNA window, taken from Helicobacter pylori, encodes the following:
- the ppsA gene encoding pyruvate, water dikinase, yielding MRYIKFFKELNNKNVNLVGGKNASIGEMFQELVPIGIKVPDGFAITSEAYWYLLEQGGAKQKIIELLENVDATEIDVLKIRSKQIRELIFGTPFPSDLRDEIFQAYEILSQQYNMKEADVAVRSSATAEDLPDASFAGQQDTYLNIKGKTELIHYIKSCLASLFTDRAISYRASRGFDHLKVALSVGVQKMVRADKGSAGVMFSIDTETGFKDAVFITSAWGLGENVVGGTINPDEFYVFKPTLEQNKRPIIKRQLGNKTQKMVYAPRGSEHPTRNIKTTKKEWQSFSLSDEDVLILAKYAIEIEKHYSKEAKQYRPMDIEWAKDGESGEIFIVQARPETVQSQKSKEESQVFEKFKFKNPNEKKEIILQGRAIGSKIGSGKVRIINDLEHMNSFKEGEILVTDNTDPDWEPCMKKASAVITNRGGRTCHAAIVAREIGVPAIVGVSGATDSLYTGMEITVSCAEGEEGYVYAGIYEHEIERVELSNMQETQTKIYINIGNPEKAFSFSQLPNHGVGLARMEMIILNQIKAHPLALVDLHHKKSVKEKNEIENLMAGYANPKDFFVKKIAEGIGMISAAFYPKPVIVRTSDFKSNEYMRMLGGSSYEPNEENPMLGYRGASRYYSESYNEAFSWECEALALVREEMGLTNMKVMIPFLRTIEEGKKVLEILRKNNLESGKNGLEIYIMCELPVNVILADDFLSLFDGFSIGSNDLTQLTLGVDRDSELVSHVFDERNEAMLKMFKKAIEACKRHNKYCGICGQAPSDYPEVTEFLVKEGITSISLNPDSVIPTWNAVAKLEKELKDHGLTAP
- a CDS encoding radical SAM protein, with amino-acid sequence MAKENPPVVFGPILSRRFGKSLGVDLSPSKKQCNYNCIYCELGKAKPIERMKEVIKVETLINAIQNALNNLATPIDVLTITANGEPTLYPHLLELIQSIKPFLKGIKTLILSNGSLFYEPKVQQALKEFDIVKFSLDAIDLKAFERVDKPYSKDINKILEGILRFSQIYQGQLVAEVLLIKGVNDSANNLKLIATFLKQINIARVDLSTIDRPSSFKAPRLSEDELLKCSLFFEGLCVSLPKRSITQAKKLISCDADELLALISRRPLSAEEAPLILDSNAFKHLETLLNHKQITIKKVGSLEFYCAF
- a CDS encoding DUF874 family protein, whose product is MESVKTGKTSKVGKNTETADTKANKETHFKQASAITNIIRSIGGFFTKIAKKVRELVKKHPKKSNAALVVLTHVACKRAKELDDKVQDKSKQAEKENQINWWKYSGLTIAASLLLAACSAGDTDKQIELEQEKQKTEQEQQKTEQERQKANKSGIELEQERQKTNKSGIELANSQIKAEQERQKTEQEKQKANKSAIELEQQKQKTINTQRDLIKEQKDFIKETEQNCQEKHGQLFIKKARIKTGITTGIAIEIEAECKTPKPTKTNQTPIQPKHLPNSKQPRSQRGSKAQELIAYLQKELESLPYSQKAIAKQVDFYKPSSIAYLELDPRDFNATEEWQKENLKIRSKAQAKMLEMRSLKPDPQAHLSTSQSLLLVQKIFADVSKEIEAVANTEKKVEKAGYGYSKRM
- a CDS encoding DUF874 family protein translates to MESVKTGKTNKVGKNAETADTKASKETHFKQASAITNMLRSIGGFFTKIMKKVRELVKKHPKKSNAALVVLTHAACKRAKELDDKVQDKSKQAEKENQINWWKYSGLTIAASLLLAACSAGDIDKQIELEQEKKEAENARDRANKSGIELEQEKQKTINTQKDFIKYAEQNCQENHGQFFIKKGGIKAGIGIEVEAECKTPKPAKTNQTPIQPKHLPNSKQPRSQRGSKAQELIAYLQKELESLPYSQKAIAKQVDFYKPSSIAYLELDPRDFKATEEWQKENLKIRSKAQAKMLEMRSLKPDSQAHLPTSQSLLFIQKIFADVSKEIEAAANTEKKVEKAGYGYSKRV